GGCTCAAGCGTGCTTCCTGATTTACTCGCGACAATAAACCATGAGTGAGCCAGATCAATCTTACGCTCGGTCGCAAGAATCTGAGCCGGGTCGGTAGAATCGAGAATATGGAGTCTCGGAAAGCCAGGGTGTTTACCAAAGGTGAGGGCAAACACTTCCGGACACAAGCTCGACCCTCCCATGCCAAGGAGTACGACATCACGAACTTGCGCGTGTTGAACCTCGTGAGCGAACTGACGCAGTTCTTCACATTGCGCCAACTGTTCTTGGACAACCGTCAGCCACCCTAACCATTGGTCTTCATCACCGCCAGTCCAGAGCGTTGCATCCGCCGCCCAGAGTCTTTGCAGCTTGTTGTTCTGTCGCCACTCGTCCAATGTTGCGTGCAGCTCGCCCTCTAACGCTGGTGGTAACAGATAGGTCTGCCGACCAACCTCAAAACTCATCATGCTCTCCTTACGATATACGTGCGCGCGCACTCGCCCCCTCGCGCCTGATGGAGTGTAGTATATCACACTTCGTTGATGAGCCGTGGGACAACACGATCGGTGCGTATTCACTCGTCGTTAGCTGCTCGCGGCTCTCCCACCGACATACCCTGTCGCCCACGCCCATTGAAAATTGAAACCGCCGATGCGGCCATCACAATCAAGGAGCTCGCCGACGAGATAGAGTCCTGGCACTTTGCGGGACTCCATCGTGCGATAGTTCACTTCCTGGAGCGGTACCCCGCCAGCAGTGACTTCAGCAAAGTTCCACCCGCGATCATGTACCACTGGCAAAACAAAATTCGCCAGCGTATGGACGAGCGCACGGCGGCGGTCGCGAGAAACTTGCGAGAGCGGCACACTGGGTTCGATACCGGCTTCCCGCAGTAGTGCGCGAGCGAGACGATCCGGTAAACGTTCAGCAAGGAGGTTACTGAGAGTCCCTCGCGGTCGCGCCGTCGCCATAGAGATGAGCCACTTCTCTATCTGTTCAAAACCTTGTCCGGGCAAGAAATGACACTGGAGTTGCACCTCGTGCCCATTCGCTCTTGCCCAGGTCCAGTGCCGACTGGCATCCATCACGACTGGCCCACTCACACCAAAGTGGGTCCACAAGAGACTACCCGTACGACGGTCACTCACCTTCCCGTTCACCAGTGTCGATAGTTCGACTGGAACGGAGATACCAGACAACTCCGCATGAAATGTCTGGTCAGTTAACACCAACGGGACGAGGGCTGGTACGGTCGTCGTGACGCTATGGCCAAGCCGTTGGGCAATGCCCCAACCGCTTCCATCACTCCCTGTTTTGGGGAGAGAGCGACCGCCTGTGGCAAGAACAACCCGTTGGCTTACCAACTCCCCATATTCATGCCGAACGATGAAACCGCTGCCTTGCACCTCAATAGCAGGTTCCCTCTCTCCTTGCGGAAGAGAGATCGGGTGAGGAGGAGCGGCGCGCACGACATCGATCACCCGATGCGCAGTCAGTATGGTTACACCCAAGGCTTCGCATCGTCGCAGCAATGCAGACAGGACCGTTCGCGCACTATCAGAGACGGGGAATAATTTCCCAGTCTCTTCTCGTTTGAGTGGCACTCCAAGTGATTCAAACCATCGCGTCGTCGCCTGCTCATCAAACGCCGCAAGAAT
This portion of the Deltaproteobacteria bacterium genome encodes:
- a CDS encoding NAD(P)/FAD-dependent oxidoreductase produces the protein MQTYDIVVVGAGAAGLAAAIFAAETARTKNATPSIVVLDSARKVGAKILVSGGGRCNVTHDEVHPEDYNGSRNIVRNILAAFDEQATTRWFESLGVPLKREETGKLFPVSDSARTVLSALLRRCEALGVTILTAHRVIDVVRAAPPHPISLPQGEREPAIEVQGSGFIVRHEYGELVSQRVVLATGGRSLPKTGSDGSGWGIAQRLGHSVTTTVPALVPLVLTDQTFHAELSGISVPVELSTLVNGKVSDRRTGSLLWTHFGVSGPVVMDASRHWTWARANGHEVQLQCHFLPGQGFEQIEKWLISMATARPRGTLSNLLAERLPDRLARALLREAGIEPSVPLSQVSRDRRRALVHTLANFVLPVVHDRGWNFAEVTAGGVPLQEVNYRTMESRKVPGLYLVGELLDCDGRIGGFNFQWAWATGYVGGRAASS